One Tomitella gaofuii DNA segment encodes these proteins:
- a CDS encoding CoA transferase subunit A, translating to MAQMRDKRRSLDEAVAGIESGMTIGLGGWGSRRKPMALVRALLRTDVTDLTVVGFLGPDLGLLISAGKVKRAYYGFVSLDSKPFYDPWFAKARTEGTIESREMDEGMVKAGLQAAAARLPFMPIRAGLGSSVPEFWGEELKTVESPYPAADGRTETLLAMPALELDAALVHLDIADEHGNAAYTGVDPYFDDLHLMSARQRILSADTIVSTEELVDSVPQQALLVNRMMVDTVSEAANGAHFTFAGGYGRDEAFQRHYAASAKDPEAWKTFAETYLSGDEADYQAAVARFTQEQKEQQA from the coding sequence ATGGCACAGATGCGCGACAAGCGCCGTTCTCTGGATGAGGCCGTCGCCGGTATCGAAAGCGGCATGACGATCGGGCTCGGCGGCTGGGGCTCCCGGCGCAAGCCGATGGCCCTCGTCCGTGCACTGCTGCGGACCGACGTCACCGACCTCACCGTCGTCGGCTTCCTCGGGCCGGACCTGGGCCTGCTGATCTCGGCCGGCAAGGTCAAGCGCGCCTACTACGGCTTCGTCTCCCTGGACTCCAAGCCGTTCTACGACCCGTGGTTCGCCAAGGCCCGCACCGAGGGCACGATCGAATCGCGCGAGATGGACGAGGGCATGGTCAAGGCCGGGCTGCAGGCCGCCGCGGCGCGCCTGCCGTTCATGCCCATCCGCGCCGGCCTCGGCTCGAGCGTCCCCGAGTTCTGGGGCGAGGAACTCAAGACCGTCGAGTCCCCGTACCCCGCCGCCGACGGGCGTACCGAGACGCTGCTGGCCATGCCGGCACTCGAGCTCGACGCCGCGCTGGTGCACCTCGACATCGCCGACGAGCACGGCAACGCCGCCTACACCGGCGTGGACCCGTACTTCGACGACCTGCACCTGATGTCGGCCCGGCAGCGCATCCTGAGCGCGGACACGATCGTCTCCACCGAGGAGCTCGTCGACTCCGTTCCGCAGCAGGCACTCCTGGTCAACCGCATGATGGTCGACACGGTGAGCGAAGCGGCGAACGGCGCGCACTTCACCTTCGCCGGCGGCTACGGGCGCGACGAGGCCTTCCAGCGCCACTACGCCGCATCGGCCAAGGACCCCGAGGCGTGGAAGACGTTCGCCGAGACCTACCTGTCCGGCGACGAGGCCGACTATCAGGCGGCCGTCGCACGGTTCACGCAGGAGCAGAAGGAGCAGCAGGCATGA
- a CDS encoding CoA-transferase subunit beta, translating to MTDNDVTRAEYCAVACAEMFSGAGEIMASPMATLPSIGARLARLTSEPDLLITDGNALILADTPALGRPGKVEGWLPFSKVFDVVASGRRHVVMGANQLDKYGNQNISAFGPLDKPTRQMFGVRGGPGNAINHATSYWVGKHSARVFSEQVDVVCGVGYDKADPDNPAYRFLNNYRVVSNLGVFDYSGPGRTMHALSLHPGVTAEQVRENTSFEIDGLDAAGPTREPSAEELRLIREVIDPKSLRDREVAQ from the coding sequence ATGACCGACAACGACGTGACCCGGGCCGAGTACTGCGCCGTCGCATGCGCGGAGATGTTCTCCGGCGCCGGCGAGATCATGGCCTCCCCCATGGCCACCCTGCCGTCGATCGGCGCCCGGCTGGCCCGCCTGACCTCCGAGCCCGACCTGCTCATCACCGACGGCAACGCGCTGATCCTGGCCGACACCCCCGCGCTGGGCCGGCCCGGCAAGGTGGAGGGCTGGCTGCCGTTCTCCAAGGTGTTCGACGTGGTCGCCTCCGGCCGTCGGCACGTGGTGATGGGCGCCAACCAGCTGGACAAGTACGGCAACCAGAACATCTCCGCGTTCGGGCCGCTGGACAAGCCGACGCGCCAGATGTTCGGCGTGCGCGGCGGCCCCGGCAACGCCATCAACCACGCCACCAGCTACTGGGTGGGCAAGCACTCCGCGCGCGTGTTCAGCGAGCAGGTCGACGTGGTGTGCGGCGTCGGCTACGACAAGGCCGACCCGGACAACCCCGCCTACCGGTTCCTCAACAACTACCGCGTGGTGTCCAACCTGGGCGTGTTCGACTACAGCGGCCCCGGCCGCACGATGCACGCGCTGAGCCTGCACCCCGGCGTCACCGCCGAGCAGGTGCGCGAGAACACCTCGTTCGAGATCGACGGCCTCGACGCCGCCGGCCCCACGCGCGAGCCCTCGGCCGAGGAGCTCCGGCTGATCCGCGAGGTCATCGACCCGAAGTCGCTGCGCGACCGCGAGGTGGCCCAGTGA